A portion of the Cryptomeria japonica chromosome 5, Sugi_1.0, whole genome shotgun sequence genome contains these proteins:
- the LOC131028029 gene encoding taxane 10-beta-hydroxylase produces the protein MDAFNFPSSTASDIAHFIQLYSSSTILSILLSAIVLITVLSLHRTQNHYSLKLPPGNLGFPLIGETRQFLKALRSDTTQQFFDERVKKFGAVFKTNITGHPTVVLWGPAGNRLILSNEGKLVQNSWPESFMRLLGKESIGSKSGEEHRNIRSALVRFLGPQALQRYMPQMDLEIQRHINEKWLGETQVKMVPLVRELVFAIGTALFFGLREEKVRRQIYHLFETVVLGAMSVPLDLPGTRYRRACEARAEIDEILYSLIEKRRAKLSSEMASSDDDLLTTLLTFRDERGNPFTEEEILDNFNGMLHASYESTVSTLTLFFKALSSNPECYEKVVQEQMGILSNKKDGEEIGWKDIKEMKYTWQAIQESMRMVPPGFGGFRKAITDIHYEGYIIPKGWKLLWTSYSTNLKEEYFSEPEKFMPSRFDNEGRNVAPYTFLPFAAGLRTCPGWEFSKTEILLFTHHFVKTFSRYTAIDPNEKVSADPFPPLPRNGFPVKLFPRS, from the exons ATGGATGCGTTTAATTTTCCATCAAGCACAGCCTCAGATATAGCCCATTTTATTCAGCTCTATTCTTCCTCTACAATTCTTTCCATTCTCCTCTCCGCAATTGTTCTAATAACTGTTCTCTCTCTCCATAGAACGCAAAACCACTACTCCCTAAAACTCCCCCCTGGTAACTTAGGCTTCCCTCTGATTGGAGAAACAAGACAATTCTTGAAGGCGCTACGATCAGACACAACACAACAGTTTTTCGATGAGAGAGTGAAGAAATTCGGGGCCGTTTTCAAGACAAATATAACTGGGCATCCCACAGTAGTACTATGGGGGCCAGCGGGAAACCGTCTGATTCTGTCGAACGAGGGGAAGCTGGTGCAGAATTCATGGCCAGAGTCTTTCATGCGGCTCTTAGGAAAGGAATCAATCGGCTCCAAAAGTGGAGAGGAGCACCGCAACATACGTTCTGCACTAGTCCGATTTCTGGGTCCTCAAGCATTACAGAGGTATATGCCCCAAATGGATCTGGAAATCCAACGCCATATCAATGAAAAATGGCTGGGGGAAACCCAAGTGAAGATGGTTCCTCTGGTGAGGGAGCTAGTCTTTGCCATTGGGACTGCGTTGTTTTTTGGTTTACGTGAGGAGAAAGTGAGAAGACAGATTTATCATCTTTTCGAAACTGTTGTTCTGGGTGCGATGTCTGTTCCGCTAGACTTACCAGGAACTCGTTATCGCAGAGCCTGTGAGGCTCGCGCAGAGATTGATGAAATTCTGTATTCTTTAATAGAGAAAAGAAGAGCTAAGCTGAGTTCAGAAATGGCGTCTAGTGATGATGATTTGCTGACCACCTTGCTTACATTCAGAGATGAAAGAGGGAATCCATTCACAGAGGAGGAGATCCTCGATAACTTCAATGGGATGCTTCATGCATCGTATGAGAGCACAGTTTCGACTCTAACGTTGTTTTTTAAGGCCTTGTCCTCCAATCCGGAGTGCTATGAAAAAGTTGTTCAAG AACAAATGGGAATTCTTTCAAATAAAAAGGATGGAGAAGAAATCGGCTGGAAAGATATTAAGGAAATGAAATATACATGGCAAGCTATTCAAGAATCAATGCGCATGGTTCCTCCAGGTTTTGGAGGATTTCGCAAGGCCATCACTGATATTCATTACGAGGGTTATATAAttccaaagggatggaag CTTTTATGGACAAGTTATAGCACTAATTTGAAAGAAGAGTACTTCAGTGAGCCAGAGAAATTCATGCCTTCACGATTCGATAACGAGGGAAGGAATGTTGCTCCTTACACATTCTTACCTTTTGCAGCAGGTCTGCGAACTTGCCCAGGATGGGAATTTTCAAAGACAGAGATATTACTTTTCACGCATCATTTTGTTAAGACTTTTTCGAGGTATACAGCAATTGATCCAAATGAAAAAGTATCAGCAGATCCATTCCCTCCTCTCCCACGTAATGGTTTTCCTGTAAAACTTTTTCCCAGATCCTAA